The genomic stretch CCATAAACGCTGACCGTTCCGTGACAGGAAACTTTACGTTGAAGGACTTCACTCTCTCGGTTTCCAGGGAAGGAACCGGGACTGGTATGATCACCAGCAGCCCTTCCGGGATATCCTGCGGCAGCGACTGTTCGCAGGCATATTTTGCAGGGACTGTCATCACCCTCACCGCACAAGAAGGTCCAAATTCGATCTTCACAGGATGGTCCGGCGGTGGTTGTGCAGGAACAGACACCTGCACCTTTACATTAAACTCCGATCTCGAAATCACCGCACATTTCATATCCGAGAATGACCTGTTCACCCTTGCAATCGAAAAAACAGGCGAAGGGAAAGGATATGTCACGAGTTCTGACAGCCTTATAGACTGCGATCCTTTTTGTTCGGCGCACTATCAATATGGTTCGGAAGTAACCCTTACAGCCGTTGCGAACCAGGGCTCCGTTTTCATGGGATGGTCAGGCGGCGGATGTTCAGGAACAGACTCCTGTACCATTACCATCACTCACGATAATGCGGTAGTCGCGCATTTCGGAATACCGGCAAACCATTTCCTCCTTGAGGTATCTGTAGTTCCCCACAACGGCGGCATTATACGAGGGGACTCCATTAATTGCCCCGGCATATGTTCAATGTCCTACCAGTCAGGATCAGGAGTGGTCCTCTCTGCTGAAGCACAGACCGGCTACTATGCGTTTAGCCACTGGGACGGTTGCGACAGTACTTACGGGAATACATGTTTTGTCATAATGAATTCATATAGAAATGTGAAAGCAAGTTTCCATGTCATGCCGGTCGGGTACGGTCCTGACCTTACCGGAGAATGGAAATCGCTGTCTCAGAAGTGCAGCAACTCATACGATAATATGAAATGTCAGATCAGGGGGAAACTGAAAATCACCAACATCGGCAATCTCAATGCGAAATCTTCCATTGTCAGATTTTTTCTCTCAGAGGATTCCCTCCATGATCCCGGGGATCTCTATCTGAAGAAAACTACATCCGGGAAAATCAGGCAAGGGAAAAGTAAGACCAGGACTCTCAGTTATCGTCTTCCAAAAGGAGAAACCGTTTCCGGGAAGTACATAATCGCCGTCATTGATGCTGATGGCGCAATCCCGGAGATTGAAGAAAATAATAATATTGCTGTCTTCGGACCGCTTCTGTAGGATATGTAATCAGCAAAAACCTCATATGGATCCCCGGCCACAGCCTTTCAATGGCCGGGGCCTTCATACGCTTCATGATGCAATTACCTTCCCCCATCCTTTTTTCCTTCTGTTCCATTTCTCTATCTCCACCGCGAAAAATACAATAGATGACAGCAATAAGGTTATCATAAGTTCATGAAGAGTCAGAGGTTCTGTCTTGAATACCGGATTCAAGAACGGCACATAGATGGTTGCCAGCTGAAGGATGACAGTAAGAATAAATGCTCCAAGAAGGGGCCTGTTTGAAAAAAGTCCGAGTGAAAAAAGTGATTCATTTTCCGAACGTATCGCAAGCACATGTCCCATCTGACTGAAACACAGCACGGTGAAAACCATGGTCTGCCAGTGCCCGATATCTGCCCTGATCGCCCATGCCTGAGTAAAAACCGATATTCCTCCCATAAGGATTCCTACCCATACTATATGAAGCCACATCCCGGTAAATATATTCTCCTTCGGATGTCGCGGCGGTCTCTGCATGATTTTCTTTTCGGCAGGTTCTGCCGCCAGAGCGAGTCCGGGCAGTCCATCAGTCACCAGATTAATCCAGAGTATATGAATGGGGAGAAGGGGGATCGGAAGCCCGATCAGGGGAGCGAGAAAAATAGTCCATATCTCTCCTGCATTACTCGTCATCGTATACCGAATGAACTTCCGTATGTTGTCAAAAATCCTCCTTCCTTCTTTTACTGCCCTTACGATGGTCGCAAAATTGTCATCGAGCAATATCATATGTGCCGCCTCTTTTGAAACATCGGTGCCGGTAATGCCCATCGCAATGCCTATGTCGGCTCTTTTCAGTGCCGGAGCATCGTTCACACCATCCCCTGTCATGGCGACAAATTGTCCTTTATCCTGCAACGCCTTGATTATCTTCAGCTTCTGTTCCGGGGCGACTCTTGCATACAGCCTGATATGTTCCACTTTTTCCTCGAATTCTTCCATCGGCAAATCAGCCAGTTTTTTCCCTGTCATGATTGACTTGACATCATCCCCGATGATTCCCAGCTTCTTTGCGACCGCCCTTGCTGTAACAGGGTGGTCACCGGTAATAACAACCGGCCTGATACCTGCAGCCTTGCAAAGAGTTACCGCTTCCCCTGCTTCTTCACGCGGGGGATCCATCATCCCGGCAAAACCGAGGAGAGTAAGACCAGCTTCCATGTTCTCGGGAACCGCAGCCCCGGGAATGCGGTCCCAGGTTCTCATGGCTATGCCTATTACCCTTAACCCTTCAGCAGCCATCTGTTCGCTTGTCCTTTTTATCTCCTCCGGATCGATATCCTTCAATCCGGAAGACTCGAGCACATTTACCGATTTATCGAGCAAAACTTCAATCGCCCCTTTTGTAAAAGAGATGAATCCGGCACCTTTTTCCGTATCCGGTTCCCCTTGCAGCAAAATTTCATGCACGGTCGTCATGCATTTCCTTTCAGAATCAAAAGGTATTTCAGCGATTCTTGGAAAATTGTGCACAAGCTTTTCTTTCCTGAACCCGGCATCATATGCAGCCCTGTAAAGGGCTGTTTCAGTAGGATCACCGATAATCTGGCCTTCCTTGTCGATGGTTGCATCATTGCTCAGCGCAAGACCGATAAAAAAAGCATCCACGGGGGAGCCGAGATTCAGGGAAGTCTCCGATTCTTCTCCTGCCACCTGCTCAAATCCGTTCCTGACAGTTTCTCCGTTTACATATACTTCCTCAACCGTCATCCTGTTCATGGTGAGAGTGCCTGTCTTATCAGAGCATATATAGGTAACAGAGCCGAGTGTCTCAACTGCAGGAAGCTTTCTTATCAGGGCATTCTGCCTGACCATTTTTTTTGCCCCAAGTGCAAGAGAAATTGTCACTACGGCGGGAAGAGCCTCGGGGATCGCTGCAACCGCAAGCGAAATTGCAGTTAGAAGCATTACAAGGGCAGGCTCTCCCCTCATTATCCCGATCACGAAAATGACCGCACAGATTGCAATAACCGCAATGGCGAGTTTCTGTCC from Nitrospirota bacterium encodes the following:
- a CDS encoding LamG-like jellyroll fold domain-containing protein gives rise to the protein MKKKTITSWLMIAAVILTAAFSWYATAQAACPAGMIHYWQLNENSQPYLDFYGINNATCTNCPAPSAGIVNGSQLFNATSEVNAADDGTFDWGNSQSFSVEVWMKTTGCSDTDVLVGRDDSATPVHWWVGCTNGIAEAYLIDTNNNGYGVGGTTLLTDNSWHHLVFVRNAAANTISLYVDGQLEDSVSTAYTGTFNSTAALNFGWINLGAGYHFEGYIDEIALYNGTLSSGEILQHFNNGINGFSYCASTVTGSAPEGHGTISCSSPVEYGNTATCAITPDAHYHLSSLTDNGADVLSSVVSGQYSINNVTIDHAVVAIFSLNTFTLSASRTGTGNGTITSSPSGISCGSDCSEIYPMGTIVTLTAAADPDSNFAGWSGSGCTGTGTCTITINADRSVTGNFTLKDFTLSVSREGTGTGMITSSPSGISCGSDCSQAYFAGTVITLTAQEGPNSIFTGWSGGGCAGTDTCTFTLNSDLEITAHFISENDLFTLAIEKTGEGKGYVTSSDSLIDCDPFCSAHYQYGSEVTLTAVANQGSVFMGWSGGGCSGTDSCTITITHDNAVVAHFGIPANHFLLEVSVVPHNGGIIRGDSINCPGICSMSYQSGSGVVLSAEAQTGYYAFSHWDGCDSTYGNTCFVIMNSYRNVKASFHVMPVGYGPDLTGEWKSLSQKCSNSYDNMKCQIRGKLKITNIGNLNAKSSIVRFFLSEDSLHDPGDLYLKKTTSGKIRQGKSKTRTLSYRLPKGETVSGKYIIAVIDADGAIPEIEENNNIAVFGPLL
- a CDS encoding cation-translocating P-type ATPase produces the protein MHWHQKPVQEVLDVLVSTPGGLTSDEATRRLRQYGPNVLKEKKKKTPFMMFLDQFRDVMIMILIVAALISGIIGEISDTIAIIVIVALNAIIGFIQEYRAEKAMAALKKMAAPSAFVMRDGNPAEISTSEIVSGDVVFLEAGKIVPADMRLIEAAQLKVEEAALTGESVAVEKHTGFLEDEKIPLGDRKNMIYKGTTVSYGRGQGVVVATGMQTELGKIATMLQEEAEVKTPLQKRLASFGQKLAIAVIAICAVIFVIGIMRGEPALVMLLTAISLAVAAIPEALPAVVTISLALGAKKMVRQNALIRKLPAVETLGSVTYICSDKTGTLTMNRMTVEEVYVNGETVRNGFEQVAGEESETSLNLGSPVDAFFIGLALSNDATIDKEGQIIGDPTETALYRAAYDAGFRKEKLVHNFPRIAEIPFDSERKCMTTVHEILLQGEPDTEKGAGFISFTKGAIEVLLDKSVNVLESSGLKDIDPEEIKRTSEQMAAEGLRVIGIAMRTWDRIPGAAVPENMEAGLTLLGFAGMMDPPREEAGEAVTLCKAAGIRPVVITGDHPVTARAVAKKLGIIGDDVKSIMTGKKLADLPMEEFEEKVEHIRLYARVAPEQKLKIIKALQDKGQFVAMTGDGVNDAPALKRADIGIAMGITGTDVSKEAAHMILLDDNFATIVRAVKEGRRIFDNIRKFIRYTMTSNAGEIWTIFLAPLIGLPIPLLPIHILWINLVTDGLPGLALAAEPAEKKIMQRPPRHPKENIFTGMWLHIVWVGILMGGISVFTQAWAIRADIGHWQTMVFTVLCFSQMGHVLAIRSENESLFSLGLFSNRPLLGAFILTVILQLATIYVPFLNPVFKTEPLTLHELMITLLLSSIVFFAVEIEKWNRRKKGWGKVIAS